A stretch of the Azorhizobium caulinodans ORS 571 genome encodes the following:
- a CDS encoding ABC transporter permease — MLATCLYLLFLFAPIALLVMGSLGESWTNSLLPSGLTGRWYAELAADPSFQRAFLTSLKVVAATCILDMLIAVPLAYALHSTARRGVQAAARVVTLLPIATPELVLGFGFILVFSSDALPFIGSIWLLIAAHVVVTLPYLLNILLSDMTQLKLGDLERVAATLGAPFMSRFFDIVLPLVRHSLFAGLITVSAISIGEFQISNLIAGFLTRTYPITLLQAFYGATGFACAATVVLLVLAVTASAAGALTARAARTG, encoded by the coding sequence GTGCTCGCCACCTGTCTCTATCTGCTGTTCCTGTTCGCGCCCATCGCCTTGCTGGTGATGGGATCGCTCGGGGAAAGCTGGACCAACAGCCTGCTGCCGAGCGGCCTTACCGGCCGCTGGTATGCGGAGCTGGCCGCCGATCCGAGCTTCCAGCGCGCGTTCCTCACCAGCCTCAAGGTGGTGGCTGCGACCTGCATCCTCGACATGCTGATCGCCGTGCCTCTGGCCTATGCGCTGCATTCCACGGCGCGGCGCGGCGTTCAGGCGGCGGCGCGGGTGGTGACGCTGTTGCCCATCGCCACGCCCGAACTGGTGCTTGGCTTCGGCTTCATCCTCGTCTTCTCCTCCGATGCCTTGCCGTTCATCGGCAGCATCTGGCTGCTCATTGCCGCCCATGTGGTGGTGACGCTGCCCTATCTCCTCAACATCCTTCTATCGGACATGACTCAGCTCAAGCTCGGCGACCTGGAGCGGGTGGCGGCCACCCTCGGCGCTCCCTTCATGAGCCGCTTCTTCGATATCGTGCTGCCGCTGGTGCGTCACAGCCTGTTCGCCGGCCTGATCACGGTCTCGGCCATCTCCATTGGCGAGTTCCAGATTTCCAATCTCATCGCCGGCTTCCTCACACGCACCTATCCGATCACGCTGTTGCAGGCCTTCTACGGCGCCACGGGCTTTGCCTGCGCCGCGACCGTCGTCCTGCTGGTGCTCGCGGTGACGGCCTCCGCGGCCGGTGCGCTGACGGCTCGCGCCGCACGGACGGGTTGA
- a CDS encoding ABC transporter ATP-binding protein, producing MSVRFENVSFRYPGTTTGVFDIDLEIATGELLAVIGPSGSGKSTLLKLLSGFAVPDTGRILVDGKDVTHLPPHERALGVVFQSYALFPHMSLWRNVAYPLKVRGIPKTERQERARDALARVGLGDFAERAPTSLSGGQQQRVALARALVFSPRALLLDEPLSALDAALRHGMRDEIMRVQRKAGIATLHVTHDQEEALSMGDRVAVMSAGRLEQVAMPRDLYDRPASRRVAAFVGHANLWEGMVVAPGLVSTRLGELVCDTAGFATGADVIALVRPEHVVPLLELPSGPRPNVFFGHMAEDRFLGAVRRCDLEVGGGTVRIETSIRAAIAAVAVPPDAIRLLPPESPSPTRPAHTGNPS from the coding sequence ATGAGCGTGCGTTTCGAGAACGTCTCCTTCCGCTATCCCGGCACGACCACCGGCGTCTTCGACATCGATCTGGAGATCGCGACCGGCGAGCTGCTGGCGGTCATCGGGCCGTCCGGCTCCGGCAAGAGCACGCTGCTGAAGCTGCTGTCCGGCTTTGCCGTGCCAGACACGGGCCGCATCCTCGTGGACGGCAAGGACGTCACGCATCTGCCGCCCCACGAGCGGGCCTTGGGCGTTGTCTTCCAATCCTATGCGCTGTTCCCGCATATGAGCCTCTGGCGCAATGTCGCCTATCCGCTGAAGGTGCGGGGCATCCCGAAGACCGAGCGCCAGGAGCGGGCGCGCGACGCGCTCGCCCGCGTCGGCCTTGGCGATTTTGCCGAGCGGGCACCGACGAGCCTGTCGGGCGGGCAGCAGCAGCGTGTGGCGCTGGCCCGTGCGCTCGTCTTCTCGCCTCGTGCACTCCTGCTGGACGAACCGCTCTCGGCGCTGGACGCGGCGCTGCGCCATGGCATGCGGGATGAGATCATGCGGGTGCAGCGCAAGGCGGGCATCGCCACGCTGCATGTGACGCATGATCAGGAAGAGGCGCTTTCCATGGGCGACCGGGTGGCGGTTATGTCCGCCGGCCGGCTCGAACAGGTGGCGATGCCACGCGACCTCTATGACCGGCCCGCCAGCCGCCGGGTCGCCGCCTTCGTCGGTCACGCCAATCTGTGGGAAGGCATGGTTGTTGCGCCCGGCCTCGTCTCCACGCGGCTCGGGGAACTGGTGTGCGACACCGCCGGCTTCGCCACCGGCGCGGACGTGATCGCGCTGGTGCGCCCCGAGCACGTGGTGCCGCTGCTGGAACTGCCCTCCGGCCCGCGCCCCAATGTCTTCTTCGGCCATATGGCCGAGGACCGCTTCCTCGGTGCGGTGCGCCGCTGCGACCTTGAGGTCGGCGGCGGCACGGTGCGCATCGAGACCAGCATCCGCGCCGCCATCGCGGCGGTCGCGGTGCCGCCGGACGCGATCCGGCTGCTGCCTCCCGAGAGCCCGTCCCCAACCCGGCCTGCCCACACAGGAAACCCGTCATGA